From Saccharomycodes ludwigii strain NBRC 1722 chromosome IV, whole genome shotgun sequence, one genomic window encodes:
- the ETT1 gene encoding Ett1p (similar to Saccharomyces cerevisiae YOR051C | ETT1 | Enhancer of Translation Termination 1) → MAKRPLGLGKSAQQKIKKQKAQATNDNTSTADEPTQIQIQLDSNADLDDELTQLNGLWNSYVDSERDDELILNGIIHECDRLLRSEQQKEKKSDTKPIVLTDIFHSIYALALSELTIFKSEEDDEKKRFKLIADFFDSALERVQLGLEKYPDSSLLRLTESKIIFQRIPLEYIAQLNTGSKNKKTIPDIKKLLKRGEQVFDIDNIEPKYFDLAFQILQSFNDCLDIIENFGHESEIEEGLDSDVDEDLEEIELDESHPLYEVKKQLDEHYQWLREKLEQLFLKIEKELEKETEEKDDREKITSLYASVAKTIGELYLKAAEIYSHIFTALAYEDDAPKDIDGFDLKTSQKKALELTSKAVNYFEKAVKKDDPQTWVDHAEAIIDLGNLYDYKSEDQESSYAKAESLLEKANKATNGKYKDVLDKLLSNDDDE, encoded by the coding sequence ATGGCTAAAAGACCATTGGGTTTAGGTAAATCAgcacaacaaaaaataaaaaaacaaaaagcgCAAGCTACCAATGACAATACTTCAACAGCAGATGAACCTACTCAGATTCAAATCCAATTAGATTCAAATGCAGATTTAGATGATGAATTAACACAACTAAATGGGTTGTGGAATTCTTATGTTGATTCCGAAAGAGACGAcgaattaattttaaatggtATTATCCATGAATGTGATAGATTATTACGTTCTGAAcaacaaaaggaaaaaaagagcgATACTAAGCCTATAGTATTAACCGATATCTTTCATTCTATATACGCATTGGCCTTGAGTGAATTGACTATCTTCAAGTCCGAAGAAGACGacgaaaagaaaagattcAAATTAATTGCTGATTTCTTTGATTCAGCTCTAGAAAGAGTTCAATTAGGTTTAGAAAAATATCCCGATTCATCATTGTTGAGATTGACGGAaagtaaaattattttccaaagaATACCATTAGAATACATTGCTCAGCTGAACACCGgttccaaaaataaaaaaactattcCAGACATAAAAAAGCTTTTAAAACGTGGGGAACAGGTATTcgatattgataatattgaaCCAAAATACTTTGATCTTGCCTTTCAAATCTTGCAAAGTTTTAATGATTGTTTGGACATTATTGAGAATTTCGGTCACGAATCTGAAATAGAGGAAGGTTTGGATAGTGATGTGGATGAAGATTTAGAAGAGATTGAATTGGATGAATCACATCCTTTGTATGAGGTTAAGAAACAACTGGATGAACACTATCAATGGTTGCGTGAAAAACTGgaacaattatttttgaaaatagaaaaagaacttgaaaaggaaacagaagaaaaggatgatagagaaaaaattacatcTTTATACGCCTCTGTTGCCAAGACCATCGGTGAATTATATTTGAAAGCTGCAGAAATTTACTCTCACATCTTTACTGCATTGGCATATGAAGATGATGCACCAAAGGATATTGATGGTTTTGACTTGAAAACTTCTCAAAAAAAGGCTTTGGAACTTACCAGTAAAGCAGTGAATTACTTTGAAAAGGCTGTTAAAAAGGATGATCCGCAAACTTGGGTTGATCACGCTGAAGCTATAATTGACTTGGGTAATTTATATGATTACAAATCTGAAGACCAAGAAAGTTCATACGCTAAGGCTGAAAGTTTGTTGGAAAAAGCTAACAAAGCTACGAACGGCAAATATAAAGACGTTTTAGATAAGTTGTTGAGtaacgatgatgatgagtGA
- a CDS encoding uncharacterized protein (similar to Saccharomyces cerevisiae YKR070W | putative protein of unknown function), producing MLRLRSTFNYISTITIKVKRLSYRNIHTSSSPIAFAFDIDGVLVRSRNPIPNASKTLNYLTKENVPFILLTNGGGYTETQRVEQINSILNTKLHPNQIVLSHTPFKSISSDYEKILAVGPPVSTKQVAREYGFKEVYEVGDIVEYNRNIAPFSALSNKVFNPTLKRYYTDNNADTLLDLTTKPFDGIFVFSDPRDWGADVQIVLDLLNSEKGILNTKRNYKSDKPSIPIFFSQKDFLWANNYTLNRFGLGAYREIIHRLYTLMNNNAVLKDTVMGKPTSISYEYAMHVLNRLHRVKHNGKSHPEDCDNFEINPQTVSNNTMAKNNVFSKVYMVGDNPASDIIGAYNYGWSSCLVRTGVYKDGDPLPCQPTMIVDDVWQAVQQALRKEGK from the coding sequence ATGCTGAGATTAAGATCTACATTCAATTATATTAGTACAATTACCATCAAAGTAAAACGGTTATCATACCGTAATATTCATACCTCTTCTTCACCAATTGCATTTGCATTTGATATTGATGGTGTATTGGTGCGTAGTCGCAATCCAATTCCCAATGCTTCGAAaactttaaattatttgacAAAAGAGAATGTTCCGTTTATATTGTTAACCAACGGTGGTGGATATACAGAAACGCAAAGGGTAGAACAGAttaattctattttaaatacCAAGTTACATCCCAATCAGATAGTTTTAAGCCATACTCCATTCAAGAGTATATCGTCCgattatgaaaaaattttggcGGTTGGACCACCAGTATCTACTAAACAAGTTGCTCGTGAATACGGGTTTAAAGAAGTTTATGAAGTTGGCGACATTGTTGAATATAATCGTAACATTGCCCCTTTTTCTGCATTGAGTAACAAGGTTTTCAATCCAACACTAAAGAGATATTATACAGATAATAATGCCGATACTTTGCTAGACTTAACAACTAAACCGTTTGACggtatatttgttttttccgATCCAAGAGATTGGGGTGCAGATGTACAGATTGTATTGGATTTGTTAAACAGCGAGAAAGGGATATTAAACACTAAAAGAAACTATAAAAGTGACAAACCATCaataccaatttttttttctcaaaaagattttttatgGGCCAATAATTATACTTTAAACAGATTTGGTTTGGGTGCCTATAGGGAAATTATTCATAGACTTTATACAttaatgaataataatgcaGTTTTAAAAGACACTGTTATGGGGAAACCCACTTCAATTAGTTACGAATACGCAATGCATGTGTTAAATAGGTTACATCGAGTGAAGCATAATGGAAAATCCCATCCAGAAGACTGTGacaattttgaaattaaccCACAAACCGTatcaaataatactatggcaaaaaataatgttttttcaAAGGTATATATGGTGGGGGACAATCCTGCAAGTGATATTATCGGTGCTTATAATTACGGATGGTCCAGCTGTTTAGTTAGAACAGGTGTTTATAAAGATGGCGATCCGTTACCTTGTCAACCTACAATGATTGTAGATGATGTTTGGCAAGCTGTTCAACAGGCTCTAAGAAAGGAGGGGAAATAA
- the MET1 gene encoding uroporphyrinogen-III C-methyltransferase (similar to Saccharomyces cerevisiae YKR069W | MET1 | METhionine requiring), producing MIHDPIPLITSLNTVDEVHLLVGVSSIKTALSRIDACLKSGAKVKIIIPPIFTNNTTFLNNNNQIKRIHDIFSENIANNSIQIFIRDFKLSDLTTLGRSMTSFVVDRVFVNLESCDALVQKEIFKQCVKLRIPLNTYQQPDFSTFNLVSTYHDDKSGLQIAITTNRNGCLLSNRLKRELELKFLKPYRISEVVSNMGNIRSQLLIKDLNKLSETNYINSLGFGIDEDSWDSHKLNDFVSEFNKDEKFLKLQRSRWLSQVLAYYPLEALADITLDQLSANFGTEKNNTELNTTDTTKNKSTKDDSNQQLSKILDLSNLSNATKQKTGRGSISLVGSGPGSISMLTLGALHEIKTADLVLADKLVPEQVLKLIPEKTQLFIARKFPGNAERAQQELLELAIDGLKKNLKVVRLKQGDPYIFGRGGEEYLYFQAKGYNPLVLPGISSALSSTVVAGIPATQRDIADQVLICTGTGRRGSLPENFPEYLPTRTTIFLMALHRAELLVDELVNKRNWDFNAPTAIIERASCPDQRVTRTKLGDLADVVKEIGSRPPGLIVIGDSVNALINNNDNLEGREKVNEDQLYTINEGYNELYPALDTIIAKLSL from the coding sequence ATGATTCATGATCCTATACCGCTTATTACCTCACTAAATACTGTAGATGAAGTGCATCTTTTAGTCGGTGTTTCTTCAATCAAGACAGCTCTTTCTAGAATCGATGCTTGTCTAAAAAGTGGGGCAAAAGTTAAGATTATCATTCCCCCAATttttactaataataccacCTTtctcaacaacaacaatcaaattaaaagaatacACGATATTTTTTCGGAAAATATTGCCAACAATtcaatacaaatatttattagaGACTTCAAATTAAGTGATTTAACTACTTTAGGAAGAAGCATGACCagttttgttgttgatagAGTCTTTGTTAATTTAGAAAGTTGCGATGCCTTGGTACAAAAGGAAATTTTCAAACAATGTGTTAAATTACGTATTCCATTGAATACTTATCAACAACCGgatttttcaacttttaatCTAGTGTCAACCTATCATGATGACAAAAGCGGATTGCAAATTGCAATAACTACCAATAGAAATGGGTGCTTGTTAAGCAATAGATTAAAACGAGAACTTGAgctaaaatttttgaaaccTTACAGAATTTCTGAAGTTGTTAGTAATATGGGGAATATTAGATCGCAATTACTGATAAAAGACTTGAACAAATTGAGTGAAACAAATTATATCAATAGTTTAGGGTTTGGCATTGATGAGGATTCGTGGGATAGTCACAAATTGAACGATTTTGTTTCTGAATTTAATAAGGacgaaaagtttttaaaattacaaaGAAGTAGGTGGCTATCACAAGTTTTAGCCTATTACCCATTGGAGGCTTTGGCAGATATAACTTTGGATCAACTAAGTGCAAATTTTGGAACGGAAAAGAACAATACGGAACTTAATACCACTGATActactaaaaataagagCACCAAGGATGACTCTAATCAACAACTTTCAAAGATATTAGATCTTTCCAACTTAAGCAATGCAACCAAACAGAAAACTGGAAGGGGTTCTATTTCCTTAGTTGGTAGTGGACCCGGATCAATATCTATGTTAACTTTAGGAGCCTTAcatgaaattaaaactgCTGATCTAGTCTTGGCTGATAAGTTAGTACCAGAACAGgtgttaaaattaattccTGAAAAAACACAATTATTCATTGCCAGAAAGTTCCCAGGGAATGCGGAAAGGGCACAGCAAGAATTATTGGAATTAGCCATTGATggattaaagaaaaatttgaaagtTGTCAGATTAAAACAAGGTGATCCTTATATTTTTGGACGTGGTGGCGAAGAATATTTATACTTTCAAGCAAAGGGTTACAATCCTCTTGTTTTGCCCGGTATAAGTTCCGCCCTAAGTAGTACTGTTGTTGCTGGTATACCTGCAACTCAGAGAGATATTGCAGACCAAGTGTTAATTTGTACCGGTACTGGTAGGAGAGGGTCGTTACCTGAAAACTTTCCAGAATATTTACCAACAAGGACTaccatatttttaatggcATTGCATAGGGCGGAACTCTTAGTTGATGAATTGGTTAATAAACGAAATTGGGACTTTAATGCGCCAACCGCTATAATAGAAAGAGCATCTTGTCCTGATCAACGTGTTACAAGGACTAAACTAGGTGATTTGGCAGATGTAGTTAAGGAAATAGGCTCTAGACCACCCGGGTTGATTGTTATAGGTGATTCCGTAAACGCCTTaatcaacaataatgataactTGGAAGGGAGAGAAAAAGTGAATGAAGATCAGTTGTATACTATCAATGAAGGATATAACGAATTGTATCCTGCCTTAGATACAATAATAGCTAAACTATCCTTGTAA
- the GPT2 gene encoding bifunctional glycerol-3-phosphate/glycerone-phosphate O-acyltransferase GPT2 (similar to Saccharomyces cerevisiae YKR067W | GPT2 | Glycerol-3-Phosphate acylTransferase) — protein MSSVSSEKKQKESLPDSRPTPPLKKSEHIPKIDKSYLNDYNGYTFTIKTWLYDVAIFCFNILFAIFFREIFIRGEQYIPPKGVPTIIMCAPHANQFIDGGIVMSRVRNVSGRQTCFVIAASSFKRRFISLFSKMTGGIPVPRAQDYLKVVPNVKIVQVLNEDDPVAKFKIISDDSNEDFDCFKHFMVKGLLGISMKGNCQIKEIVDKSTLILAKQFKSPIMEPTSFKYAPKINNSKVFQNVFNHLDSKGCIGIFPEGGSHDRPSLLPVKAGVSIMALGASAADPTMKVHVVPCGLNYFHRDKFRSRAVLEFGKPIVVDHDNWGTKYVANPYDTVSELLKILETALYSVTVNAPDFDTLMVIQTARRLLFRNTTDDISLNVEINRRLMKGYTKYKDDERIIRLKEQVKEYNKELSQAGLKDYQIDIITELSAVQSLFKLVTRLAILFIMVALALPGSILFSPIFLTASIYSKKKALEGLKKSVVKIKGTDLLATWKLVVALAMAPILYITYSVLFIKFGPESMKPFGSCSVLNFIFAYIVLVFTTWVSFRTGERGMDVFKSLPPLLVCLVYPNWKLQHLKSFRDNLSKEMRTVCDTLGPTVFPNYEKMTTELEKHLEEHHRLRGRSRSSSINSSILSNPHSRSNSCVSSIHSEKSYKDDSLDDVLDVAHNEKFEVENMSVDDVNEGKSSGVSKISDIVRESRKRDKK, from the coding sequence ATGTCGTCTGTATCttctgaaaaaaaacaaaaagaatcACTACCAGATTCAAGACCTACTCCGcctttgaaaaaatcagAACATATTCCAAAGATAGATAAAAGTTATCTTAATGATTATAACGGGTACACATTCACCATAAAGACTTGGCTTTATGATGTAGCCATTTTTtgctttaatattttatttgccATATTTTTCAGGGAAATTTTCATCAGAGGCGAACAATACATACCACCCAAGGGTGTTCCCACCATTATTATGTGTGCTCCACACGCTAACCAATTTATTGATGGTGGTATAGTTATGTCTAGAGTCCGCAATGTTAGTGGTAGACAAACTTGCTTTGTCATTGCTGCTAGTAGctttaaaagaagatttatttctttatttagCAAAATGACTGGTGGAATTCCAGTTCCAAGAGCCCAAGACTATTTAAAGGTTGTACCAAATGTCAAGATTGTCCAGGTATTGAATGAAGATGATCCAGTagcaaaatttaaaataattagcGACGACAGCAATGAAGATTTCGATTGttttaaacattttatGGTTAAAGGGCTACTTGGTATCAGTATGAAGGGTAATTGTCAAATTAAGGAAATTGTAGACAAATCTACTTTAATTTTGGCCAAGCAATTTAAATCTCCAATAATGGAACCAACAAGTTTCAAATATGCcccaaaaattaataatagcaagGTTTTCCAAAACGTGTTTAACCATTTAGATTCTAAAGGTTGCATAGGTATTTTCCCGGAGGGGGGCTCTCATGACCGTCCCTCTTTGTTGCCAGTTAAGGCTGGTGTGTCTATTATGGCATTAGGTGCTAGCGCTGCGGATCCTACCATGAAAGTGCATGTTGTTCCATGTGGGCTAAACTATTTTCACAGAGACAAATTTAGATCAAGAGCCGTTTTAGAATTTGGTAAACCAATTGTTGTAGACCATGATAATTGGGGTACAAAATACGTTGCGAACCCCTATGATACTGTTTCAGAACTATTGAAAATACTAGAAACTGCATTATATTCAGTTACGGTTAATGCGCCAGATTTTGATACTTTAATGGTCATCCAAACTGCTAGAAGGTTACTTTTTAGGAACACCACCGATGATATTAGTTTAAATGTTGAGATTAATAGAAGATTGATGAAGGGATATACCAAATACAAAGATGATGAAAGGATTATTCGATTAAAAGAACAAGTCAAGGAATATAATAAGGAATTATCACAGGCAGGCTTGAAGGACTACCAAATCGATATCATTACTGAATTAAGTGCTGTTCAATCTCTTTTTAAGTTGGTGACTAGACTAGccattttgtttattatggTCGCATTAGCTCTACCGGGAAGTATCTTATTTTCTCCAATTTTCCTCACCGCTAGTAtttattccaaaaaaaaggcaCTAGAGGGTCTAAAAAAGAGTGTCGTTAAAATCAAAGGTACTGATTTATTAGCCACTTGGAAATTGGTTGTTGCTTTAGCTATGGCTCCCATTTTATACATAACTTATtcagttttatttattaaatttggaCCTGAATCGATGAAACCTTTTGGTAGCTGCTCtgttttgaattttatttttgcttaTATTGTATTAGTTTTCACTACATGGGTTAGTTTCCGAACTGGGGAAAGAGGTATGGATGTCTTTAAATCATTGCCACCTCTATTGGTTTGTTTAGTTTATCCTAATTGGAAATTGCAACATTTGAAATCTTTCCGTGATAATTTAAGTAAAGAAATGCGTACAGTTTGTGACACTTTAGGCCCTACAGTGTTTCCtaattatgaaaaaatgACTACCGAATTGGAAAAGCACTTGGAAGAGCATCATCGTTTAAGAGGTAGAAGTCGTTCTTCTAGTATCAACTCAAGTATTTTATCTAATCCGCACAGTAGAAGCAATTCCTGTGTCAGTTCTATTCATAGCGAAAAATCATACAAAGATGATAGCTTGGATGATGTTCTTGATGTTGCtcataatgaaaaatttgaagtAGAAAATATGTCCGTCGATGATGTCAATGAAGGTAAGTCATCTGGTGTTTCAAAAATCTCAGACATTGTTAGAGAATCACGTAAAAGAGacaagaaataa
- the TMC1 gene encoding Tmc1p (similar to Saccharomyces cerevisiae YOR052C | TMC1 | Trivalent Metalloid sensitive Cuz1-related protein), whose protein sequence is MSDIQNIRTNANEGNNKNSKDNTDTATTTTEGILAEQQELQEEQDDEASSNFKPTKLNKVAKKTKVKPTSANASNNIPSNPADNSGDDISGTNTSTYSKGKKIKKKTNKKQRCNLSGCNSPVVKIVGDCQFCDGHFCSSHRLLEKHNCKGLSTCKQEMHKKNADRLAKEQTIVDKIQF, encoded by the coding sequence atGAGCGacattcaaaatattagaaCTAATGCCAACGAAggtaacaacaaaaacagtAAAGACAACACAGACACTGCTACCACTACCACCGAAGGCATTTTGGCTGAGCAACAAGAATTACAAGAAGAACAAGATGATGAGGCTTCATCCAACTTTAAGCCCaccaaattaaataaagttgctaaaaaaactaaagtGAAGCCAACGTCAGCTAACGCTTCAAACAATATACCCTCAAACCCTGCTGATAATAGTGGTGATGATATTTCTGGTACAAATACAAGCACCTATTCAAAGggtaaaaaaatcaagaaGAAGACAAATAAGAAACAGCGCTGTAATTTATCTGGCTGCAATTCTCCAGTGGTTAAGATTGTTGGTGACTGCCAGTTTTGTGATGGCCATTTCTGTTCCTCCCATAGACTATTAGAAAAACATAATTGCAAAGGCTTGAGCACTTGTAAGCAGGAAATGCATAAGAAAAACGCTGATAGGTTGGCTAAGGAACAAACGATAGTGGATAAGATACAATTTTGA
- the BET3 gene encoding TRAPP complex core subunit BET3 (similar to Saccharomyces cerevisiae YKR068C | BET3 | Blocked Early in Transport) encodes MSNPTAAAAVSSASASSASFNIPQINKPLKALGDDIWTNKTAKINAELFTLTYGSIVAQLCHDYKRDFKRVNEKLFQMGYNIGNRIIEDFLARTALPRCYTLETMGEVLSKVAFKIFLNITPKYKISNNNNDLILTLGENPLSDFVELPSDAMKDLWYSNILCGVLKGALEMVQLDCQVEFLSDMLRGDSSTEIRIFSLKLLKDEIPAGED; translated from the coding sequence atgTCAAATCCAACAGCAGCGGCAGCAGTTTCTTCTGCATCAGCATCTTCCgcttcttttaatattccACAAATTAATAAACCATTAAAAGCACTAGGTGATGACATATGGACTAATAAAACGGCAAAAATTAATGCAGAATTATTTACTTTAACTTATGGCTCAATTGTAGCACAATTATGTCATGATTACAAACGTGATTTTAAAAGagtaaatgaaaaattatttcaaaTGGGATACAATATTGGGAACAGAATAATTGAAGATTTCTTGGCTAGAACTGCATTACCAAGGTGTTATACTTTAGAGACTATGGGTGAAGTTCTAAGTAAAGTGgcatttaaaatttttttaaacattacacccaaatataaaatatccaataataataatgacttAATTCTAACATTGGGGGAAAATCCCTTAAGTGATTTTGTAGAATTACCTTCAGATGCAATGAAAGATTTATGGTATTCTAACATTTTATGTGGTGTTCTAAAAGGTGCTTTGGAAATGGTTCAGTTAGATTGTCAAGTTGAATTCCTAAGTGATATGCTGAGAGGAGATTCAAGCACAGAAATTagaatattttcattgaaATTGTTAAAGGATGAAATACCTGCTGGTGaagattaa
- a CDS encoding RTA1 domain-containing protein (similar to Saccharomyces cerevisiae YOR049C | RSB1 | Resistance to Sphingoid long-chain Base): MILPPTITSLHVPTIQDVQLKLNQHLIPAEDSLYGGMVPNLPYNITMAVVFGILFFYHTGVGIYTKQWWFLVAFFCTCILELLGYCGRAKGYSDVIDIDMFLLQFICLTIGPVFTMGGIYYQLAKIIKIYGRRFSKKISPMMYSYIFIFSDIVSLVIQAVGGGMDGEAVTNNTSTVEGTHVFVGGLAVQVASMTIFQFFWYRLLYFIFIKTRIRYAKEKFGAESEKLVKPWNWFKLIRRIPLRELEPYFDSEYAALRTRSDHRRWALDYFPLAVSFAVIFVYVRCIYRVVELAEGWSGYLITHEFYFIFLDGLMMSLATVLLCVFHPGFAFDGKNVSVPIKQIKWKKMSFRRKSKKNDTVTDTDSVIIERETTSTSNESNNFTNSKAEMQPTDETKDMLEESVQYHNVSIVGNKDMDSDKDNINSKEFTSGL, encoded by the coding sequence ATGATATTACCCCCAACTATTACATCCTTGCATGTACCAACCATCCAAGATGTGCAGCTAAAATTAAACCAGCATTTAATTCCTGCAGAAGACTCTCTATATGGTGGTATGGTTCCGAATTTGCCATACAATATCACGATGGCAGTTGTGTTTGgtatactatttttttatcatacGGGTGTAGGTATTTACACAAAACAGTGGTGGTTCTTAGTTGCCTTTTTCTGCACCTGTATACTAGAATTATTAGGGTATTGTGGTAGAGCTAAGGGCTATTCTGATGTCATTGATATAGATATGTTTTTACTTcagtttatttgtttaactATTGGTCCAGTTTTCACTATGGGTGGTATATACTACCAATTAGccaaaattatcaaaatttATGGTAGGAggttttctaaaaaaatcagTCCAATGATGTACtcttatattttcattttctctGATATCGTCTCTCTAGTCATTCAAGCTGTTGGTGGTGGTATGGACGGTGAGGCtgttactaataatacttcTACGGTTGAAGGTACTCATGTATTTGTTGGAGGGTTGGCTGTTCAAGTTGCCTCAATGACCATTTTCCAGTTTTTTTGGTAcagattattatatttcatcttcatcaagACTAGAATCAGATATGCTAAGGAGAAATTTGGTGCTGAAAGTGAAAAATTAGTTAAACCATGGAATTGgtttaaattaattagaCGGATTCCTTTACGGGAACTGGAGCCATACTTTGATTCTGAATATGCTGCATTGAGAACCAGATCTGACCATAGAAGATGGGCTTTAGACTATTTCCCACTTGCTGTGTCTTTTGCTGTTATCTTTGTATACGTTCGTTGTATTTATAGAGTTGTTGAATTAGCTGAAGGTTGGAGCGGATACTTAATTACTCATGAATTttactttatatttttagatGGGTTAATGATGTCTTTGGCCactgttttattatgtgtCTTCCATCCTGGATTTGCCTTTGATGGTAAAAATGTCTCTGTTCCTATCAAGCAAATTAAATGGAAGAAAATGAGTTTCAGAAGgaaatctaaaaaaaatgatactGTCACTGACACAGATTCGGTTATTATAGAAAGAGAAACTACTAGTACTAGTAATGAGAGTAACAATTTTACCAACTCTAAAGCTGAAATGCAACCAACCGATGAGACAAAAGACATGCTTGAGGAAAGTGTGCAATACCATAATGTTAGTATTGTTGGTAATAAAGATATGGACAGTGATAAAGATAATATCAATAGTAAGGAATTTACTAGTGGTTTATAA
- the DRE2 gene encoding electron carrier DRE2 (similar to Saccharomyces cerevisiae YKR071C | DRE2 | Derepressed for Ribosomal protein S14 Expression), with protein MPDNNNNNNNNNNTIENILILIHPGVSNQPELLTNYLETKVKNNSDCRGINKDQYLINLINDGTVVLNDDYYKEIHYITMETEEDMLFPCEKLIPVLYNSLTSKDDGKLYGLPDKFKLYALINDFEIIDDIPNGKYYWLKRSKKNNNNTRVLSLKSGTVLLNKHKKGNSSNSATTLPVFKRKNDAKIVPNVYSENSSDESESESEALSEDKLKYFDQGISNEERSNDSSSNDTSIIDEDELIDEDDESNITTVTCKKTSQRRRKACKDCTCGLKEAEDEEIKGIELKRNEVIKSPSINKPDTVFKLNNDELTEIDFTIKGKKVGGCGSCALGDAFRCSGCPYLGLPAFKPGQPINLDSISDDL; from the coding sequence ATGcctgataataataataataataataataataataacaccatcgaaaatattttaatattgattCATCCAGGTGTGTCAAACCAGCCCGAATTACTAACAAACTATTTAGAAACAAAAGTCAAAAATAACAGTGATTGTCGTGGTATAAACAAAGACCAATATTTAATCAATTTGATAAATGATGGAACTGTTGTATTAaatgatgattattataaggAAATCCATTATATTACTATGGAGACCGAAGAAGATATGCTTTTTCCATGCGAAAAATTAATCCCAGTATTATATAATAGTCTAACTAGTAAAGATGATGGCAAACTATATGGTTTACCTGATAAGTTTAAATTATATGCTTTAATTAATGACTTTGAAATTATCGATGACATTCCTAAcggaaaatattattggctaaaaagatcaaaaaaaaataacaataataccagAGTCTTAAGCCTTAAATCTGGTACAGTTTTGTTAAACAAACATAAGAAGGGGAATAGTAGTAATAGTGCTACCACCTTGCctgtttttaaaagaaaaaacgaTGCTAAAATTGTTCCTAATGTATATTCAGAGAATTCGAGCGATGAAAGCGAGAGTGAGAGCGAAGCTCTAAGCGaagataaattaaaatacttCGACCAAGGAATTAGTAATGAGGAAAGAAGCAATGATAGTAGCAGCAATGACACAAGTATTATCGATGAAGACGAATTAattgatgaagatgatgagtCAAATATAACTACAGTTACTTGCAAGAAAACTTCGCAAAGAAGACGTAAGGCATGTAAGGATTGTACCTGTGGGTTAAAGGAAGCGGAAGATGAGGAAATAAAAGGAATAGAATTGAAAAGGAATGAGGTAATTAAGAGTCCTAGTATTAATAAGCCGGATACCGTTTTTAAACtaaataatgatgaatTGACTGAAATTGATTTCACTATAAAGGGCAAGAAGGTTGGAGGATGCGGTTCATGTGCCTTAGGTGATGCATTCAGGTGTTCTGGTTGCCCATATTTAGGTTTACCTGCTTTTAAGCCTGGTCAGCCAATAAATCTAGATAGTATATCAGATGATTTGTGA